Proteins encoded in a region of the Ancylobacter sp. SL191 genome:
- a CDS encoding sigma-70 family RNA polymerase sigma factor produces MKRDQAMFDVPAQLGVLRRYARSLTRDDADAEDLVHDALVRAYEKRGSFSPERAAAKGLRGWLLSILHNTFIDKRRARRAEDERGRRVLELAEPAGEPAQEHHVRLAQVREAFMQLPEEQRAALHLVAIEGLGYAEAAAALSIPVGTLMSRLSRARASLRAMEEGGVVRPTHLRLVGGADEPSA; encoded by the coding sequence ATGAAGCGCGATCAGGCCATGTTCGACGTGCCGGCCCAGTTGGGGGTGCTGCGACGCTATGCGCGCTCGCTCACCCGCGATGACGCCGATGCCGAGGATCTCGTCCACGACGCGCTGGTCCGCGCCTATGAGAAGCGCGGCAGCTTCTCGCCCGAGCGCGCGGCGGCGAAGGGGCTGCGCGGTTGGCTCCTGTCCATTCTGCACAATACCTTCATCGACAAACGCCGGGCGCGGCGTGCCGAGGATGAGCGCGGCCGCCGTGTGCTGGAGCTTGCCGAGCCGGCGGGCGAGCCGGCGCAGGAGCATCATGTGCGTCTCGCCCAGGTGCGCGAGGCCTTCATGCAGTTGCCGGAGGAGCAGCGCGCCGCGCTGCATCTCGTGGCGATTGAAGGCCTTGGCTATGCCGAGGCGGCGGCCGCGCTGAGCATTCCCGTGGGCACGCTGATGTCCCGCCTATCCCGCGCCCGCGCCAGTTTGCGGGCGATGGAGGAGGGCGGGGTGGTGCGCCCGACCCATTTGCGACTTGTAGGAGGTGCGGATGAACCGTCCGCTTGA
- a CDS encoding ROK family protein translates to MAEKSRAAVPAKAVPPAVSHGASTLSAVTIDASNSQLREEDGFLGDRARRAAFFAILDRWRAVAGVEDPLGEEPTSAISKRQIDDFLREGNAVEQAIVLSAVEEYAQELSTVVRRLLRTREWRGTERIAVGGGLKAGRFAEVAIARAELIARAQDVPIELRPIPHHPDEAGLIGAVHLAPSWMFASFGEILAVDIGGTNIRAGIVRLSLDKAEDLSKAKVRTSQIWRHGDEDPKREHAVERLVDMLKELIAEAEKEGLSLAPFIGVGCPGLIESDGSIAAGAQNLPGNWESSRFNLPAALWEAIPEIGGRETTVVMHNDAVVQGLSVVPFMQDVAHWGVLTIGTGLGNARFTNRSRPNDEEKTAATRSKAKEKAKG, encoded by the coding sequence ATGGCTGAAAAATCCCGTGCCGCCGTTCCCGCCAAAGCCGTCCCGCCCGCCGTCTCGCATGGCGCGTCGACCCTCTCGGCGGTAACGATCGACGCCAGCAACAGCCAGCTTCGCGAAGAGGACGGCTTCCTCGGCGACAGGGCGCGGCGGGCGGCATTCTTCGCGATTCTCGACCGCTGGCGCGCGGTGGCGGGCGTGGAAGACCCGCTCGGCGAGGAACCGACCTCGGCTATCTCCAAGCGCCAGATCGATGATTTCCTGCGCGAGGGTAACGCGGTCGAGCAGGCCATCGTGCTGAGCGCGGTCGAGGAATACGCTCAGGAGCTCTCCACCGTCGTGCGCCGGCTGCTGCGGACCAGGGAGTGGCGGGGCACCGAGCGCATCGCGGTCGGCGGCGGATTGAAGGCCGGGCGGTTCGCGGAGGTCGCCATCGCCCGCGCCGAACTGATCGCCCGCGCGCAGGATGTGCCCATCGAACTGCGCCCGATCCCGCACCATCCGGATGAGGCCGGGCTGATCGGCGCGGTGCATCTGGCGCCAAGCTGGATGTTCGCCAGCTTCGGCGAGATCCTCGCGGTCGATATTGGCGGCACCAACATCCGCGCCGGCATCGTGCGCTTAAGTCTTGATAAGGCTGAGGATTTGTCGAAAGCGAAGGTACGCACCAGCCAGATCTGGCGCCACGGCGACGAGGATCCCAAGCGCGAGCATGCGGTGGAGCGGCTGGTTGACATGCTTAAGGAGCTGATCGCAGAAGCGGAGAAGGAGGGGCTGTCGCTGGCGCCTTTCATTGGGGTGGGGTGCCCGGGTTTGATCGAATCCGATGGGTCGATCGCCGCCGGGGCGCAGAATTTGCCGGGGAACTGGGAGAGCTCGCGCTTCAACCTGCCGGCGGCGCTGTGGGAGGCGATCCCGGAGATCGGCGGCCGCGAGACCACCGTCGTGATGCATAATGATGCGGTCGTTCAGGGACTTAGCGTCGTGCCCTTCATGCAGGACGTCGCCCATTGGGGCGTGCTGACCATTGGCACCGGGTTGGGCAATGCCCGTTTCACAAATCGCAGCCGGCCGAACGACGAAGAAAAAACCGCTGCCACGCGAAGTAAAGCGAAAGAAAAGGCGAAGGGCTGA
- a CDS encoding low affinity iron permease family protein — MSPRSTSGAPRRSLFTRFAQWISLQTGKPVVFAGALGLIVLWGASGPLFGFGDTWQLVINTSTTIITFLMVFVIQNSQNRDTAALHIKIDELIAANGRARRILLDLEELDDTALERIRREYEELARRERESGATADGDPAPPDR, encoded by the coding sequence ATGAGCCCCCGCAGCACGTCCGGCGCTCCGCGCCGCTCCCTCTTCACCCGCTTCGCGCAATGGATTTCGCTGCAGACCGGCAAGCCCGTGGTGTTCGCAGGCGCGCTCGGTCTGATCGTGCTGTGGGGCGCCAGCGGGCCGCTCTTCGGCTTTGGCGATACCTGGCAGCTGGTGATCAACACCTCGACCACCATCATCACCTTCCTGATGGTGTTCGTCATTCAGAACAGCCAGAACCGGGACACCGCCGCGCTTCACATCAAGATCGACGAGCTGATCGCCGCGAATGGCCGCGCGCGACGCATCCTGCTCGATCTCGAGGAGCTGGACGATACCGCGCTTGAGCGCATTCGCCGGGAATATGAGGAACTCGCCCGCCGCGAGCGGGAGAGCGGCGCGACCGCCGATGGCGACCCGGCCCCGCCGGACCGATGA
- a CDS encoding glucose 1-dehydrogenase, which translates to MTAHYPTPPFAEQPQPMPGMTASMQPRPDHGEESYKGSGRLQGKRALITGGDSGIGRAVALAYAREGADLVISYLNEGDDAAETQRLVEEAGRRAVLVPGDIQHAEHCRELVETAQRELGGIDILVNNAAHQASFETIEDISDEEWELTFRVNIHAMFYICKAAVPHMAEGGSIINTASINSDKPSPNLLAYATTKGAIQNFTAGLAQMLAPRNIRVNAVAPGPIWTPLIPSTMPPEKVKHFGEQVPMKRPGQPAELATAYVMLADPLSSYVSGATIAVTGGAPMI; encoded by the coding sequence ATGACCGCCCATTACCCGACGCCGCCTTTCGCCGAACAGCCCCAGCCCATGCCCGGCATGACTGCCAGCATGCAGCCCCGCCCGGACCATGGCGAGGAGAGCTATAAGGGCTCCGGCCGGCTCCAGGGCAAGCGCGCGCTGATCACCGGCGGCGACAGCGGCATTGGCCGCGCCGTCGCCCTCGCCTATGCGCGCGAGGGGGCGGATCTCGTCATCTCCTACCTCAATGAGGGCGACGACGCGGCCGAGACGCAGCGTCTGGTCGAGGAGGCCGGCCGGCGCGCGGTGCTCGTGCCCGGCGATATCCAGCACGCCGAACACTGCCGGGAGCTGGTGGAGACCGCGCAGCGCGAGCTCGGCGGCATCGACATTCTCGTCAACAACGCGGCCCATCAGGCAAGCTTCGAGACGATCGAGGATATCTCGGACGAGGAGTGGGAGCTGACCTTCCGCGTCAACATCCACGCCATGTTCTATATCTGCAAGGCTGCGGTGCCGCACATGGCGGAGGGCGGCTCGATCATCAACACGGCCTCGATCAATTCCGACAAGCCGAGCCCGAACCTGCTGGCCTATGCCACCACCAAGGGGGCGATCCAGAACTTCACCGCCGGCCTCGCGCAGATGCTGGCGCCGCGCAACATCCGCGTCAACGCGGTGGCGCCGGGTCCGATCTGGACCCCGCTGATCCCCTCGACCATGCCGCCGGAAAAGGTGAAGCATTTTGGCGAGCAGGTGCCGATGAAGCGGCCGGGCCAGCCAGCGGAACTCGCGACCGCCTATGTCATGCTGGCCGACCCGCTCTCCAGCTATGTGTCGGGCGCCACCATCGCGGTGACCGGCGGCGCGCCGATGATCTGA
- a CDS encoding DUF3008 family protein: protein MPAKSKAQQKAAGAALAAKRGDAPESALKGASKSMEQSMSERQLEDLAATPRKGKPEHADDRKS, encoded by the coding sequence ATGCCCGCCAAATCCAAGGCCCAGCAGAAGGCGGCCGGGGCCGCGCTTGCAGCCAAACGCGGCGACGCGCCGGAAAGCGCGCTCAAGGGTGCCTCGAAGTCGATGGAGCAGTCGATGAGCGAGCGCCAGCTTGAGGATCTCGCCGCCACGCCCCGCAAGGGCAAACCCGAGCACGCCGACGACCGCAAATCCTGA
- a CDS encoding ferritin-like domain-containing protein, with the protein MGLFSKDIQTMDDLFVHQLRDIYYAENKIVKSLPKMIDKATDPQLKADFTGHLTETKNHIVRLEEVFRLHGVEAKSVTCPAIDGIIDEAEEVAGEVADKQVLDAALVAAAQAVEHYEMTRYGTLVAWARQLGRPDCASILEKTLAEEKNADSKLTKLAESKVNLRAAE; encoded by the coding sequence ATGGGTCTGTTTTCCAAGGACATCCAGACAATGGACGATCTGTTCGTCCATCAGCTCCGCGATATTTACTACGCCGAAAACAAGATCGTGAAGTCGCTGCCGAAGATGATCGACAAGGCAACCGATCCGCAGCTCAAGGCAGATTTCACGGGCCATCTCACCGAGACCAAGAATCACATCGTGCGCCTGGAAGAAGTTTTCCGGCTTCATGGTGTAGAGGCGAAGTCCGTTACTTGCCCGGCCATTGACGGGATCATCGACGAGGCCGAGGAGGTCGCCGGCGAGGTGGCCGACAAGCAGGTGCTCGACGCCGCCCTGGTCGCCGCCGCACAGGCGGTCGAACATTACGAGATGACCCGCTACGGTACCCTCGTCGCCTGGGCCAGGCAGCTCGGCCGGCCGGACTGCGCGAGCATTCTCGAAAAGACCCTCGCGGAAGAGAAAAACGCCGATTCCAAGCTGACCAAGCTCGCTGAATCGAAGGTCAATCTGCGTGCTGCCGAGTAA
- a CDS encoding endonuclease/exonuclease/phosphatase family protein: protein MNAAQPRPSVATLKVMSWNIHGGVGPDGAFDLDRIAALIARHKPDIFALQEIDTRGRDVACLAPLEGLGIGHFTEARTILAPDGHYGHALFSRWPTRGVELHDLSVRRREPRIAIEAEVLTPAGPLHVVAVHVGLAILERRRQVMTLAAMARRRRPLPTLMMGDFNDWFSFGLVTRTLTRVLPERTELRSFPARWPVMRLDRIYGSHEGMIARAWTDPQGRFASDHLPVIAEIRLPPGAAVWEPAGEGDVAPDWWQTGGSVHGAATDSRQPVSPADPAGRSARCPADAGTNPDSRADPRPGAPAGA from the coding sequence GTGAACGCCGCGCAGCCCCGCCCCTCCGTCGCGACGCTGAAGGTGATGAGCTGGAACATCCATGGCGGTGTCGGGCCGGATGGCGCCTTCGACCTCGACCGCATCGCCGCGCTGATCGCCCGCCACAAGCCGGATATATTTGCCCTTCAGGAGATCGACACGCGCGGGCGCGACGTTGCCTGCCTTGCGCCGCTGGAGGGGCTCGGCATCGGCCATTTCACCGAGGCCCGCACCATCCTCGCGCCGGACGGGCATTACGGCCATGCCCTGTTCTCGCGCTGGCCGACGCGGGGCGTCGAGCTGCACGACCTCTCCGTGCGCCGGCGCGAGCCGCGCATCGCCATCGAGGCGGAGGTGCTGACGCCGGCAGGGCCGCTGCATGTCGTCGCCGTCCATGTCGGGCTGGCGATTTTGGAGCGGCGCCGGCAGGTGATGACGCTCGCCGCCATGGCCAGGCGCCGCCGGCCGCTGCCGACGCTGATGATGGGCGATTTCAATGACTGGTTCTCCTTCGGGCTGGTGACGCGCACGCTGACCCGCGTGCTGCCCGAGCGCACCGAGCTGCGCAGCTTCCCCGCCCGCTGGCCGGTGATGCGGCTCGACCGCATCTATGGCAGCCATGAGGGCATGATCGCGCGGGCCTGGACCGACCCGCAGGGGCGTTTCGCCTCCGACCATTTGCCCGTCATCGCCGAGATCCGCCTGCCGCCGGGCGCCGCAGTGTGGGAACCGGCGGGCGAGGGGGACGTTGCCCCGGACTGGTGGCAGACCGGAGGCTCAGTCCATGGCGCCGCAACTGACTCCCGACAACCCGTCTCCCCCGCCGATCCCGCCGGGAGGTCCGCCCGGTGTCCCGCCGATGCCGGGACCAATCCCGATTCCCGAGCCGATCCGCGACCCGGTGCGCCCGCCGGTGCGTGA
- a CDS encoding VTT domain-containing protein — MPQLAEDMMENALAERPTPVKAAPPAPLSEGPVLRPGRNVWCVEHAPRAAIIADGANYFGALRRALVEARETIHIAGWDLDSRMKLVGPEGSADDGLPETLAAFLSALVARNPGLRVRLLLWDYSVLFAFERELTPIYSFLWSTPPQIELCLDDSLPLGASHHQKIVVIDDAMAFSGGLDLTRRRWDTSDHVPDDPRRIDPTGAAYAPFHDVQMAVDGAAASALGRLFRDRWKRAACERLPPPRRRVTTEHWPEGLAPDFRDIGIGISRTLPAFEAEPEVREVEALFFDMIDSAERQLYIENQFFTCERFTERLIGRLRERPALEAVIVVPQGYRSWFEHQSMGAGRARVLQRLDASGVAERVRFFFPQVAGEGDGASAPIMVHSKVTIVDDRLLRIGSANLCNRSMGFDSECDLVIDADDEDERAAVLAVRNRMLGEHLGLSAAEVGTAIARAGSLLAVIDGAPPGGGRSLVPVPREGEADMMIGIDSLADPVEPIYEERPEEAARHPRKRWLVALGVAALVVVGLLIAWAYSPLSEPERIIAALDNIADRPWAPAFMIGVFIVGGFLIFPVSVLIVATVALFGGWAGALIAGIGAMASALATYGVGRRLGSGLVRRFIGPRINRIRRRLTESGVLAVATVRMVPVAPFTVVNLVAGAAGVRFLDYTAGTALGLLPGLVVLTALGRQIVDVISQPSLGSVAMLAGFVVLWILVSLGLQMLVARMRGSA, encoded by the coding sequence ATGCCGCAACTCGCCGAAGACATGATGGAAAACGCGCTCGCCGAGCGCCCGACGCCGGTCAAGGCCGCCCCGCCCGCGCCGCTGTCGGAAGGGCCGGTGCTGCGGCCGGGCCGCAATGTCTGGTGCGTCGAGCACGCCCCGCGCGCCGCAATCATCGCCGATGGCGCGAATTATTTCGGCGCGCTGCGCCGGGCGCTGGTCGAGGCGCGCGAGACCATCCACATCGCCGGCTGGGATCTCGACAGCCGCATGAAGCTGGTCGGCCCGGAGGGCAGCGCCGATGATGGCCTGCCGGAGACGCTCGCCGCCTTCCTCTCGGCGCTGGTGGCGCGCAATCCGGGCCTGCGCGTGCGGCTGCTGCTGTGGGACTATTCCGTGCTGTTCGCCTTCGAGCGCGAGCTGACGCCGATCTATTCCTTCCTGTGGTCGACCCCGCCGCAGATCGAATTGTGCCTTGATGATTCGCTCCCGCTCGGCGCCTCGCACCACCAGAAGATCGTGGTGATCGACGACGCCATGGCGTTTTCCGGCGGGCTCGACCTCACCCGCCGGCGCTGGGACACCAGCGACCATGTGCCGGACGATCCGCGCCGGATCGACCCGACGGGCGCCGCCTACGCGCCGTTCCACGATGTGCAGATGGCGGTGGACGGCGCCGCCGCTTCCGCCCTCGGCCGGCTGTTCCGCGACCGCTGGAAGCGCGCCGCCTGCGAGCGCCTGCCGCCGCCCCGCCGCCGCGTGACCACCGAGCACTGGCCCGAGGGGCTGGCGCCGGATTTCCGCGACATCGGCATCGGCATTTCCCGCACCCTGCCCGCCTTCGAGGCGGAGCCCGAGGTGCGCGAGGTCGAGGCGCTGTTCTTCGACATGATCGACAGCGCCGAGCGTCAGCTCTACATCGAGAACCAGTTCTTCACCTGCGAGCGCTTCACCGAGCGGCTGATCGGGCGGCTGCGCGAGCGGCCCGCGCTCGAAGCCGTCATCGTCGTGCCGCAGGGCTACCGCAGCTGGTTCGAGCACCAGTCCATGGGCGCCGGACGGGCCCGCGTGCTCCAGCGCCTCGATGCCTCGGGCGTGGCCGAGCGGGTGCGCTTCTTCTTCCCACAGGTGGCAGGTGAGGGCGACGGGGCCTCGGCGCCGATCATGGTGCATTCCAAGGTCACCATCGTCGACGACCGGCTGCTGCGCATCGGCTCGGCCAATCTGTGCAACCGCTCCATGGGCTTCGACAGCGAGTGCGACCTCGTGATCGACGCCGATGACGAGGATGAACGCGCGGCCGTGCTGGCGGTGCGCAACCGCATGCTCGGCGAACATCTCGGCCTCTCCGCCGCCGAGGTCGGCACGGCCATTGCGCGCGCCGGCTCGCTTCTGGCCGTGATCGACGGCGCCCCGCCCGGCGGCGGGCGGAGCCTCGTGCCCGTCCCGCGCGAGGGCGAGGCGGACATGATGATCGGCATCGATTCCCTCGCCGATCCCGTCGAGCCGATCTATGAGGAGCGCCCGGAGGAGGCCGCCCGCCACCCGCGCAAACGCTGGCTGGTGGCGCTCGGCGTCGCTGCTTTGGTGGTAGTGGGGCTGCTGATCGCCTGGGCCTATTCCCCGCTCTCCGAACCCGAGCGCATCATCGCCGCGCTGGACAATATCGCTGACCGGCCCTGGGCCCCGGCTTTCATGATCGGCGTCTTCATCGTTGGCGGTTTCCTCATCTTCCCGGTCTCGGTGCTCATCGTCGCCACCGTCGCCTTGTTCGGCGGCTGGGCCGGGGCGCTGATCGCCGGCATCGGCGCCATGGCGAGCGCGCTCGCCACCTATGGCGTCGGCCGCCGGCTCGGCTCCGGTCTCGTGCGCCGCTTCATCGGCCCGCGCATCAACCGCATCCGCCGCCGCCTGACCGAGAGCGGCGTGCTGGCGGTGGCGACGGTGCGCATGGTGCCGGTGGCGCCCTTCACCGTGGTCAACCTCGTCGCTGGCGCGGCGGGCGTGCGCTTCCTCGACTACACGGCGGGCACCGCGCTGGGGCTGCTGCCCGGCCTGGTCGTGCTGACCGCGCTCGGCCGGCAGATCGTCGATGTCATCAGCCAACCCTCGCTCGGCAGCGTCGCCATGCTGGCCGGCTTCGTCGTGCTGTGGATCCTGGTCTCGCTCGGCCTGCAAATGCTGGTGGCGCGGATGCGAGGCAGCGCGTGA
- a CDS encoding M20 aminoacylase family protein, with protein sequence MSEQQSQAGIVPALAAQAGELTQWRRTLHAMPETAFEEHRTSAFMAERLESFGLPVDRGLAGTGLVATLHGARGAGPSIGLRADMDALDILEATNLPYRSDTPGKMHACGHDGHMTMLLGAARHLAANPDFAGTVHFIFQPAEENEGGGKVMVEQGLFERFPMDQVYGLHNWPNAPFGTVLGRHGPMFAAFDIFEVKVIGRGAHAAMPQRGIDPVLAASLIVAQLQSIVARSVSPQEAAVVTVTQIHGGDTWNVIPDEVVLRGTVRTFAKEVRDLVETRFRAVVEGVCAAQGAHAEIRYERRYPATVNWPTQLETAFAAARATVGADKVVTDFEPIMAAEDFAYMLEAVPGAYVCLASGPGPNLHNAAYDFNDALLPIGASYWVNLVHSLLRPAA encoded by the coding sequence ATGAGCGAGCAGCAGTCACAGGCCGGCATTGTTCCTGCGCTCGCGGCGCAGGCCGGGGAACTCACCCAGTGGCGGCGCACGCTGCACGCCATGCCGGAAACCGCCTTCGAGGAGCACCGCACCAGCGCTTTCATGGCCGAGAGGCTGGAGAGCTTCGGCCTGCCGGTCGATCGCGGCCTTGCCGGCACCGGGCTGGTGGCGACGCTGCACGGCGCGCGCGGCGCCGGCCCCTCCATCGGCCTGCGCGCCGACATGGACGCGCTCGACATTCTGGAAGCCACCAACCTGCCTTATCGCTCGGACACGCCGGGCAAGATGCACGCCTGCGGCCATGACGGGCACATGACCATGCTGCTCGGCGCCGCCCGGCATCTGGCGGCGAACCCGGATTTCGCCGGCACGGTGCATTTCATCTTCCAGCCGGCCGAGGAGAATGAGGGCGGCGGCAAGGTGATGGTCGAGCAGGGCCTGTTCGAGCGCTTCCCGATGGATCAGGTCTATGGCCTGCACAACTGGCCGAACGCCCCCTTCGGCACGGTGCTCGGCCGGCATGGCCCGATGTTCGCCGCCTTCGACATTTTCGAGGTGAAGGTGATCGGGCGCGGCGCCCATGCCGCCATGCCCCAGCGCGGCATCGACCCGGTGCTGGCGGCCTCGCTCATCGTCGCCCAGCTGCAGAGCATCGTCGCCCGCTCGGTGAGCCCGCAGGAGGCGGCGGTCGTCACCGTCACGCAGATCCATGGCGGCGACACCTGGAACGTCATCCCCGACGAGGTGGTGCTGCGCGGCACGGTGCGCACCTTCGCCAAAGAGGTGCGCGATCTCGTCGAGACGCGCTTCCGCGCGGTCGTCGAGGGCGTCTGCGCCGCGCAGGGAGCACACGCCGAAATCCGCTATGAGCGGCGCTACCCGGCGACGGTGAACTGGCCGACCCAGCTGGAGACCGCCTTCGCCGCCGCGCGCGCCACGGTCGGCGCCGACAAGGTGGTGACGGATTTCGAGCCGATCATGGCAGCGGAGGATTTCGCCTACATGCTGGAGGCGGTGCCCGGCGCCTATGTGTGCCTGGCCAGCGGGCCGGGACCGAACCTGCACAACGCCGCCTATGACTTCAACGACGCGCTGCTGCCGATTGGCGCCAGCTACTGGGTCAACCTCGTCCATTCCCTGCTGCGCCCGGCGGCCTGA
- a CDS encoding MFS transporter, giving the protein MSATAAAPHRPPGGRSLFITGLGVGQVISWGTLYYSFPLIAQAMGVELGWSKAELYGAATLGLALAGLVAYPVGAAIDAGHGRLIMTGGSVLAGLLFMLWSQADSMALFYLAVAGIGAMQAATLYDPAFAVVARRVGPLQARGGITALTLWGGFASTVFIPLVQLLLDAVGWRDTLMILGAINILVAAVVNFAVIDPRADAPIAPPRTATEAPATSAIAEVMRQPAFWALAIAFTAYAVTFSGFTFHAYPLLIERGFDTHTVVSAIAIIGPAQVTGRIALWVLAPRAPMRVVGALAVAVFPVAFLALEFMPPDFVWVALFGMVFGAVNGITTIVRGLVVPEMLTRRAYGAVNGALAVPATIARALAPVGMAMLWTLTGSYDAVLTAIILASLVVAAGFWSAVFLTRDTAAS; this is encoded by the coding sequence ATGAGCGCCACCGCCGCCGCCCCGCACCGGCCCCCCGGCGGGCGCAGCCTGTTCATCACCGGGCTCGGCGTCGGGCAGGTGATTTCCTGGGGCACGCTCTATTACAGCTTCCCGCTGATCGCGCAGGCCATGGGCGTCGAGCTCGGCTGGTCCAAGGCCGAACTCTATGGCGCGGCAACGCTCGGCCTCGCGCTCGCCGGCCTCGTCGCCTACCCGGTCGGCGCCGCCATCGATGCCGGCCATGGACGGCTCATCATGACCGGGGGCTCGGTGCTGGCGGGGCTGCTGTTCATGCTGTGGTCCCAGGCCGACAGCATGGCGCTGTTCTACCTCGCGGTCGCCGGCATCGGCGCCATGCAGGCGGCGACGCTCTATGACCCCGCCTTCGCCGTGGTCGCGCGCCGCGTTGGCCCGCTTCAGGCGCGCGGCGGCATCACCGCGCTCACCCTGTGGGGCGGCTTCGCCTCCACCGTGTTCATCCCGCTGGTGCAGCTCCTCCTCGACGCGGTCGGCTGGCGCGACACGCTGATGATCCTCGGCGCGATCAACATTCTGGTCGCGGCGGTGGTGAACTTCGCGGTGATCGACCCGCGCGCCGATGCGCCGATCGCCCCGCCGCGCACCGCGACGGAGGCGCCGGCGACCTCCGCCATCGCCGAGGTGATGCGCCAGCCCGCCTTCTGGGCGCTCGCCATCGCCTTTACCGCCTATGCGGTGACGTTCTCCGGCTTCACCTTCCACGCCTACCCGCTGCTGATCGAGCGCGGCTTCGACACGCATACGGTGGTGAGCGCCATCGCCATCATCGGCCCGGCGCAGGTGACCGGGCGCATCGCGCTCTGGGTGCTGGCGCCGCGCGCGCCGATGCGCGTCGTGGGCGCGCTCGCCGTCGCGGTGTTTCCGGTGGCCTTTCTGGCGCTGGAATTCATGCCGCCGGACTTCGTCTGGGTCGCGCTGTTCGGCATGGTGTTCGGCGCGGTGAACGGCATCACCACCATCGTGCGCGGCCTGGTCGTGCCGGAGATGCTGACGCGGCGGGCCTATGGCGCGGTGAACGGGGCGCTGGCCGTGCCCGCCACCATCGCGCGGGCGCTGGCGCCGGTGGGCATGGCCATGCTGTGGACCCTGACCGGCTCCTATGACGCGGTGCTCACCGCCATCATCCTCGCCTCGCTGGTGGTCGCTGCCGGCTTCTGGAGCGCGGTGTTCCTGACGCGGGACACCGCCGCCTCCTAG
- a CDS encoding sulfite exporter TauE/SafE family protein, whose product MLLIDPAFAAAAVLAAFCVGMGKGGVPMIGTLSVPIMALVMPPIAAAGLLLPVYVVSDMFGVWAYRREFSRRVLAIVIPAAAIGIGIGWATASIVTDAMVEVIVGLIGLAFCLVRWFGTVGATPRPADVPRGLFWGAVSGFTSFVTHGGAPPYQMYVLPQRLPKMVYAGTTTIAFAAINAMKLPPYWALGQLNPSNLKITAALMPVAILATFAGVWVTRRLPEKLFYRLIVGALFLLSLKLLWDGTRGMLGI is encoded by the coding sequence ATGCTCCTCATTGATCCGGCCTTTGCCGCCGCCGCCGTCCTCGCGGCCTTCTGCGTCGGCATGGGCAAGGGTGGCGTGCCGATGATCGGCACGCTCTCCGTGCCGATCATGGCGCTGGTCATGCCGCCCATCGCCGCCGCCGGCCTGCTGCTGCCGGTCTATGTGGTCAGCGATATGTTCGGCGTCTGGGCCTACCGGCGCGAATTCTCCCGCCGCGTGCTCGCCATCGTCATCCCCGCCGCCGCCATCGGCATCGGCATTGGCTGGGCGACCGCCTCCATCGTCACCGATGCGATGGTGGAGGTGATCGTCGGGCTGATCGGCCTCGCCTTTTGTCTCGTGCGCTGGTTCGGCACTGTCGGGGCGACGCCGCGCCCGGCCGATGTGCCGCGCGGCCTGTTCTGGGGCGCGGTGTCCGGCTTCACCAGCTTCGTCACCCATGGCGGGGCGCCGCCCTACCAGATGTATGTGCTGCCGCAGCGCCTGCCGAAAATGGTCTATGCCGGCACCACCACCATCGCCTTCGCCGCGATCAACGCGATGAAGCTGCCGCCCTATTGGGCGCTCGGCCAGCTCAACCCGTCCAATCTCAAGATCACCGCCGCGCTGATGCCGGTGGCCATCCTCGCCACCTTCGCCGGCGTCTGGGTGACACGCCGGCTGCCGGAGAAGCTGTTCTACCGGCTGATCGTCGGCGCGCTGTTCCTGCTCTCGCTCAAGCTCTTGTGGGACGGCACGCGCGGCATGCTCGGGATCTAG